The following are from one region of the Hemitrygon akajei unplaced genomic scaffold, sHemAka1.3 Scf000100, whole genome shotgun sequence genome:
- the LOC140723077 gene encoding uncharacterized protein — MAHQRVHTGERPFTCSDCGKGFTCSSKLKLHQRVHTGEKLFTCSDCGKGFSWSSHLKVHQRVHTGERPFTCSDCGKGFTMSSNLKIHQRVHTGERPFTCSDCGRGFTCSSQLKAHQRVHTGERPFTCSDCGKGFTCSSELKVHQRVHTRERPFICSDCGKGFTQSAKLKIHQRVHTGERPFICSDCGKEFTCSSELKVHQRVHTGEWPFTCSYCGKGFSWSSQLKAHQRFHTGERPFTCSDCGKGFTASFHLKVHQRVHTGERPFTCSVCGRGFTCSSNLMAHQRVHTVERPFTCLDCGKGFTCSSELKLHQRVHTGERPFACSDCGKGFSSSSQLLSHQSVHTGEWPFTCSDCGKGFTQSVQLKVHQRVHTGERPFTCSVCGKGFNWSSHLQRHQSAHTGKWPFTCSVCGKGFTWSSKLNRHQQIHTGERPFTCSVCGKGFTESSELKVHQRVHTGERPFTCSVCGKGFIRSSTLKVHQRNHTGERPFTCSDCGKGFTRSSTLQTHRSVHTRERPITCSDCGKGFTSSSQLERHQQVHTG; from the coding sequence atggctcaccagcgagttcacaccggggagaggccgttcacctgctcggactgtgggaaaggattcacttgctcatctaaactgaaattacatcagcgtgttcacactggggagaagctgttcacctgctcagactgtgggaagggattcagctgGTCATCtcacctgaaggtacatcagcgagttcacactggagagaggccattcacctgctcagactgtgggaagggattcactatgtCATCTAatctgaagatacatcagagagttcatactggagagaggccgttcacctgctcagactgtgggaggggatttacttgctcatcccaactaaaggcacaccagcgagttcacactggggagcggccattcacctgctcggactgtgggaaaggattcacttgctcatccgaactgaaggtccatcagcgagttcacactagagaaaggccattcatctgctcagactgtgggaagggattcactcagtcagcaaAGCTAAAgattcaccagcgagttcacactggggagaggccattcatttgctccgactgtgggaaggaattcacttgctcatccgaaCTGAaggttcatcagcgagttcacaccggggagtggccgttcacctgttcatactgtgggaagggattcagttggTCTTCTCAATTGAAAGCACATCAGAgatttcacactggagagaggccatttacctgctcagactgtgggaagggattcactgcgtCATTccacctgaaggtacatcagagagttcatactggagagaggccgttcacttgctcagtctgtgggagggGATTTACTTGCTCATccaacctaatggctcaccagcgagttcacactgtggagcggccgttcacctgcttagactgtgggaagggattcacttgctcatccgaactgaagttacatcagcgagttcacactggggagcggccatttgcctgctcagactgtgggaagggattctcttctTCATCCCAGCTACTgagtcaccagtcagttcatactggggagtggccattcacctgctcggactgtgggaagggattcactcagtcagttcaactgaaggtacatcagcgagttcacaccggggagaggccattcacctgctcagtctgtgggaagggattcaattggTCATCTcacctgcagagacaccagtcagcccACACAGGGaaatggccattcacctgctcagtctgtgggaagggattcacttggtcatctaaactgaatagacatcagcaaattcacactggagagaggccattcacttgctctgtctgtgggaagggattcactgagtcatctgaactgaaggtacatcagcgagttcacactggggagaggccgttcacctgctcagtgtgtgggaagggattcattcggtcatctacactgaaggtacatcagcgaaatcacactggggagaggccgttcacctgctcagactgtgggaaaggattcactcggtcatccaccctacaaaCACACCGTtcagttcacactagggagaggccaatcacctgttcagactgtgggaagggattcacttcgtcatctcaactggagagacaccagcaagttcacactggatag